The Candidatus Poribacteria bacterium genomic interval GACAAGCACATGTATCTCGGTCATTCAAACCTGAACTTCCCCGTGATTCCGGGGCATGAGGTCGTTGGCACTGTCGCTGAAATTGGTAAAGATGCAAATCAGGTGATGAATGTGATGGGCGGACCGATTAAAGAGGGCGATCCAGTAACCGTCGTGCCCGGCTCAAAGAACTGTGGGAGATGCTACTACTGTTTGCGTTTTCCACACCGTCCGACCTTATGCACAAATCGAACGATTTACGGGTTCAGCAACTGTGAAGCTCCGCCTCACCTGACGGGGGAGTTTTCTGAATATACCTATATCCACGGTAATTCTTGGGTGTTTAAGGTATCGGAAGGAATCCCCGAAGCGCTGCGCGTCTTGACAGAGCCGGTCGCCGTTGCAACCCGCGCTGTCGAGCGTGCACATGCGCCGGGTGTACCACAAGTCGGCGCAGGATACGGCATTGGGGACAGTGTTGCTGTGCTTGGATGTGGGCCCATTGGACTTCTCGTGATTGCTGTGCTTCGTAGCACCGGGGCGGGAACAATTATCGCCACCGATATTGTGGACAGCCGTCTGGATATGGCGAAACATATGGGGGCAGATGTCGTTATAAACGTCGGTGAAATATCTCTTGAACAACGTCTTGAACAGGTGCAAGATCTCACGAGTGGAGCGGGTGCGGACATCGTGATCGAATGTGCCGGATTGCCGGGTGTCTTTGCCGAAGCCATTGATCTTGTTCGTCGTGGCGGCAAAGTGATTGAGGTGGGACACTATACCGATTCAGGTTCCGTTGATGTGCGTCCACACCAGATCTGTAACAAAGATCTCGACATCTGCGGCGTGTGGGCGTATCCACAGATCCAATTCCAGACTGCCCTCGACTTTTTAGAGCGAACCCAAGTTCCTCTGAAAGATCTCATTACCCACCATCTTCCCCTCGCTCGCTTAGAGGAAGGCATCCAGATGCTGGGTGAGGATGGCGTCTATAAGGTCGTTATCGAACCGCATGGAAGTTAAGCGATGGACCACTCGATAAATTGCTAGGCGATTTACAGGCGCTTACCCCGAAAGGAGGCAGAAATTGAGACCAAGAAACATGGAGAGATGGAGACAACGCTCCTGCTTTCCCTTCTCGAATTTCCCTTTTCCTGTTGTCCAACAGGTTATGTGTAAGTTGTGGATCTGTTCACTTGTGCTTGCATTAAGTTTACACACAACAGCGGGGATGGCAGAGAAATCACCTTATGATACCATCGAACAGGCTGCGTCGTATATTGCCAAACATCAGAATGATGATGGTGGTTGGCCCCTCATACCGGGTGGAGAAAGTGATGTTGAAGTCACGGCATTTGCAATGCAGGCACTGATGCTAAAAGGTTGGGGTTCTGGTTCAAGTGTTATCCGTCGAGGGGTCAGCTATCTGGTAAAACATCAGAAATCAGATGGAAGTTGGAACGGAAATACTGCCCACACCATTTTTGCAGCGATTGCGCTAAAGCGAGCCGAAGCAGTAGAGTATTGGCAAGCCCAGTTTAATGCGCTCAAATGGCTTGAGGAAGCCCAAAGAGAAAGTGGAAGCTGGGGTCGTGAAGTCCGCCAACCTGGCAATCCACTCTATACAGGGGCTGTTTTAACAGGGCTTGGGCTCCTTGACTTTGACCGGGAATCTGAACTTGTTACGAAAGCTGCCGATTGGCTTGCCAGTCGCATCAATTATGATGGCGGCTGGTCAATGGAACCGGGAATACGCTCTCGGTCTAGCGTTCTGGTCACGTCGTGGGTGTTGCAGGGATTATCGATTGCTTATAATATTGATGAGCAACTTGCTTGGCTAAAGCAGATGCAAAACGATGATGGTGGGTTTGGTATGTGGAAAGGTGCACCGAGCGATCCGGAAGTTACCGCCTATGCGGTTCTCGCATTGGTGATTGGAGAAGATCCCTTGAACGCGGATCAGGTCGCGCTGAGATATTTGAGGGAGGTGCAACAGGAAGATGGAAGTTTCGTTAGTGCCACCCCCATTGAACTAAAAGAGCCGATGGCGAATCTACAAACCACCAGCTTTGTACTGTGGGCAATATACGCAGAAAAACTCAAAGGCAAATAATACTAACAGGACTTACGCACTTCGATTGTAGTTGCCCGATGAATCGGGCGTTGGGACCGGTGTCCTGCGGCG includes:
- a CDS encoding zinc-binding dehydrogenase — translated: MQVQAAVMPTPGQIEIREFEKPTPADDALLLQVDQVGICGSDKHMYLGHSNLNFPVIPGHEVVGTVAEIGKDANQVMNVMGGPIKEGDPVTVVPGSKNCGRCYYCLRFPHRPTLCTNRTIYGFSNCEAPPHLTGEFSEYTYIHGNSWVFKVSEGIPEALRVLTEPVAVATRAVERAHAPGVPQVGAGYGIGDSVAVLGCGPIGLLVIAVLRSTGAGTIIATDIVDSRLDMAKHMGADVVINVGEISLEQRLEQVQDLTSGAGADIVIECAGLPGVFAEAIDLVRRGGKVIEVGHYTDSGSVDVRPHQICNKDLDICGVWAYPQIQFQTALDFLERTQVPLKDLITHHLPLARLEEGIQMLGEDGVYKVVIEPHGS